One Gloeobacter morelensis MG652769 DNA window includes the following coding sequences:
- a CDS encoding polyprenol monophosphomannose synthase, giving the protein MLADLLPVPTGPLTIPETADAPVYLSLVIPTYREAQNIEALLVRLTRLLEATLSGTFELIVVDDDSPDFTWKLAQGLTADYPHLRVMRRTDERGLATAVVRGWQASRGQLLGVIDGDLQHPPENVLKLLAAAEQGTDLAVASRHTEGGGVSTWSLTRRLVSRGAQLVGLVVLPSVVGRVSDPMSGFFVVRRACLAGKLLSPLGYKILLEVLGRGDIHTIREVGYVFEERTQGESKVTLRQYGEYLLHLLRLRLAR; this is encoded by the coding sequence ATGCTCGCCGACTTGCTCCCCGTTCCCACCGGTCCCCTGACGATTCCCGAGACTGCCGACGCCCCTGTGTACCTCTCGTTGGTGATCCCCACCTACCGCGAAGCCCAAAACATCGAAGCGCTGCTGGTGCGGCTGACCCGGCTGCTGGAGGCGACCTTGTCCGGAACCTTCGAGCTGATCGTCGTCGACGACGATAGCCCCGACTTTACCTGGAAACTAGCCCAGGGCCTGACGGCGGATTATCCCCACCTGCGGGTGATGCGCCGCACCGACGAGCGCGGTCTGGCGACGGCTGTGGTCCGCGGCTGGCAGGCGTCGCGCGGGCAACTGTTGGGGGTGATCGACGGCGATCTGCAGCACCCGCCCGAGAATGTGCTGAAATTGCTGGCCGCCGCCGAGCAGGGGACGGATCTGGCGGTGGCCAGCCGCCACACCGAGGGCGGCGGTGTGAGCACCTGGAGTCTCACGCGGCGGCTCGTCTCGCGCGGTGCCCAGCTTGTCGGTCTTGTCGTGCTTCCCAGCGTGGTCGGGCGGGTCAGCGATCCGATGAGCGGCTTTTTCGTGGTGCGGCGCGCCTGTCTGGCGGGCAAGCTCCTCAGTCCCCTGGGCTACAAGATCTTGCTGGAGGTCTTGGGTCGCGGCGACATCCACACTATCCGCGAGGTGGGCTACGTCTTTGAGGAGCGCACCCAGGGCGAGAGCAAAGTGACCCTGCGCCAGTACGGCGAGTACCTGCTCCACCTGTTGCGCTTGCGCCTTGCGCGTTGA